Proteins co-encoded in one Pseudarthrobacter chlorophenolicus A6 genomic window:
- a CDS encoding aquaporin, with product MSTTVTDRHDAFPGTSDTVRPGLLPRLGAEAFGSLFIAVAGLGVPLFSIPQSSPLPAALAAGLAVTAAMLAVGHVSGGHFNPAITLGHLLAGRIRAGVAAAYAVAQVAGAVVGALVLFAVLRTLPGIADSRTAFDTVTAGFGEHSIIQAPVAAVLLLEVLGAAIVVAVFLGAAARERAGAVIAPFAVGLTFAALLQLGQAMGNLPYNPARALASAVFSSGWAVEQLWVFLVAPLAGAAVAGLLFRIFRAAPAPVSAPAAGDTSDDDASLEGHPEGAAGAGTDGAAGSAGATRSAGQPERAAESAGGAPSEAQEFFDGKRS from the coding sequence ATGAGCACAACCGTTACCGACCGACACGATGCCTTCCCGGGCACCTCCGACACCGTCCGTCCGGGCCTGCTGCCCAGGCTTGGTGCCGAAGCGTTCGGCAGCCTTTTTATCGCCGTCGCCGGCCTTGGGGTGCCGCTGTTCAGCATTCCGCAGTCCAGCCCCCTGCCTGCCGCCCTTGCAGCCGGCCTCGCCGTGACAGCTGCGATGCTCGCGGTGGGGCACGTGTCCGGCGGGCACTTCAACCCGGCCATTACCCTTGGCCACCTTCTCGCCGGGCGCATCCGGGCCGGGGTGGCAGCCGCCTACGCTGTTGCCCAGGTGGCCGGCGCCGTGGTGGGCGCCCTGGTGCTGTTCGCGGTGCTGCGCACCCTGCCGGGCATCGCGGACAGCCGCACAGCCTTCGATACCGTCACTGCCGGCTTCGGTGAGCACTCGATTATCCAGGCTCCCGTGGCTGCGGTGCTCCTCCTTGAGGTGCTGGGCGCAGCCATCGTGGTGGCCGTCTTCCTCGGCGCGGCCGCCCGAGAGCGGGCCGGAGCCGTCATCGCGCCCTTTGCCGTGGGCCTGACGTTCGCCGCCCTCCTGCAGTTGGGACAGGCCATGGGAAACCTGCCCTACAACCCCGCCCGGGCGCTGGCGTCCGCTGTCTTCAGCTCAGGCTGGGCCGTTGAACAGCTCTGGGTCTTCCTGGTGGCGCCCCTTGCGGGTGCGGCCGTTGCAGGCCTGCTGTTCCGCATCTTCCGTGCTGCCCCGGCGCCGGTGTCCGCTCCCGCCGCCGGGGACACGTCCGACGACGACGCCTCCCTGGAGGGGCACCCTGAAGGTGCTGCGGGGGCCGGCACGGACGGCGCAGCCGGATCCGCCGGGGCAACACGCAGCGCGGGGCAGCCGGAACGTGCGGCCGAGTCCGCCGGCGGCGCCCCCAGCGAGGCCCAGGAGTTCTTTGACGGCAAGCGGAGCTGA
- a CDS encoding ADP-ribosylglycohydrolase family protein → MSFDTAAPALRSRIHGCLLGGALGDSLGYEVEFDPIDDIRRRFGPDGLRDFAAIAGSTHISDDTQMTLYTVDGLVEALEWANSGFGADVNACLWLAYLRWLATQGEVAGPAAPAPQPRWIDGHAVLHQRRHPGRACLSGLSTGEMGTSVRPVNPDSKGCGTVMRSAPFGLVPHVAPDAVYKLSADAASLTHGHPSARQSAGVFSLLIHRLVSGESLHDAAAAVAAHAAGITGVAPELPRRLDVALRLAARGVVPPEELVAELGEGWVAEEALAVGLYAVLATRPTDDAAADAPVRHFRDAVALAVNHSGDSDSTGSVAGNILGAYYGEACLPEEWLSVLEAPDVIRGMADLLVGVTTGEG, encoded by the coding sequence ATGAGCTTTGACACTGCCGCGCCCGCACTGAGGTCCCGCATCCACGGATGCCTGCTGGGCGGCGCACTCGGCGATTCCCTGGGCTACGAAGTCGAATTCGATCCGATTGACGATATCCGGCGCCGCTTCGGCCCGGACGGGTTGAGGGACTTCGCAGCCATCGCCGGCAGCACCCACATCTCCGATGACACGCAGATGACCCTGTACACCGTGGACGGCCTGGTTGAAGCGCTGGAGTGGGCCAACTCGGGGTTCGGCGCCGACGTGAACGCCTGCCTGTGGCTGGCGTACCTGCGGTGGCTTGCCACCCAGGGTGAGGTTGCCGGGCCCGCAGCACCGGCCCCGCAGCCCCGCTGGATCGACGGGCACGCCGTCCTCCACCAGCGCCGCCACCCCGGCCGCGCCTGCCTTTCAGGGCTGTCCACCGGAGAGATGGGAACGTCCGTCCGGCCCGTAAACCCGGACTCCAAAGGCTGCGGCACCGTCATGCGGTCGGCACCCTTCGGCCTCGTGCCGCACGTGGCGCCCGACGCCGTCTACAAGTTGAGTGCCGACGCCGCCTCCCTGACGCACGGGCACCCCTCTGCGCGGCAGAGCGCAGGGGTGTTCAGTCTCCTGATCCACCGCCTGGTCTCGGGTGAGTCCCTCCACGACGCGGCAGCAGCGGTGGCAGCCCACGCCGCCGGCATCACCGGCGTGGCACCGGAATTGCCGCGGCGCCTTGACGTGGCACTGCGGCTGGCGGCGAGGGGCGTTGTCCCGCCCGAGGAACTTGTGGCCGAACTTGGCGAGGGCTGGGTGGCGGAGGAGGCGCTCGCCGTCGGCCTCTATGCCGTACTGGCCACCCGCCCCACCGATGACGCTGCCGCGGACGCTCCGGTGCGGCACTTCCGGGACGCGGTGGCATTGGCCGTGAACCACAGCGGCGACAGCGACTCCACGGGATCCGTGGCGGGCAACATCCTGGGCGCCTACTACGGCGAGGCATGCCTGCCGGAAGAATGGCTTAGCGTGCTCGAGGCCCCCGACGTGATCCGGGGCATGGCGGACCTCCTGGTGGGCGTCACAACCGGCGAAGGCTGA
- a CDS encoding DUF4395 domain-containing protein, with product MSLFAFPNPVNEYAARVTAALVVLVAVATALSGSVWGLAAIAAGFWLRLLFGPRISPLALLSVKVITPWLGKVKLVAGPPKRFAQGMGAVVSTAALVLFLSGAVPASWAVLGILIVAASLEAFLAFCLGCVIFGWLQRRGLIPEDVCEACNNISLRRL from the coding sequence ATGAGCCTCTTCGCCTTCCCCAACCCCGTCAACGAGTACGCGGCCCGTGTCACGGCGGCCCTGGTGGTGCTGGTGGCGGTGGCCACGGCGCTGAGCGGATCCGTGTGGGGTTTGGCAGCCATCGCCGCGGGTTTCTGGCTGAGGCTGCTGTTCGGTCCCCGGATCTCGCCGCTGGCGTTGCTCTCCGTAAAGGTCATCACGCCGTGGCTGGGCAAGGTCAAACTGGTAGCCGGACCGCCCAAGCGTTTCGCCCAGGGGATGGGAGCGGTGGTGTCCACCGCGGCGCTTGTCCTGTTCCTGTCCGGTGCCGTGCCGGCGTCGTGGGCTGTCCTGGGCATCCTGATCGTGGCGGCCTCGCTGGAGGCGTTCCTGGCGTTCTGCCTGGGCTGCGTGATCTTCGGCTGGCTTCAGCGCCGCGGGCTGATCCCTGAGGACGTCTGCGAAGCGTGCAACAACATCAGCCTTCGCCGGTTGTGA
- a CDS encoding exonuclease domain-containing protein, whose translation MGLDFTAIDFETANGFRGSPCAVGLTKVRGGKVVEEAAWLMRPPAGHDHFDYHNVRIHGITAADVAGRSRFGDLFPEIGAFIGDDVLAAHNAAFDLGVIRSALEVSGLPGPAYDYVCTVMLSRRCYSLVSNSLPFAAEEAGVPLLRHHDAAEDARACAGILIDIARRNGANSLAELYLSLGLVMPRQHAFDPAVDQLSKQSLTALAGGSGNGAALVRPFQSGWPDEGLNPEPNPDAEPGHPLYGQTVVFTGQLSIGRPEAKVRSAEAGARTESRVTGRTTVLVVGDGFVAADLRSGRLTGKARRVLELHDRGQAIEVLSEGEFLQMVGSMAGAATA comes from the coding sequence GTGGGTTTGGACTTTACGGCGATTGACTTTGAAACGGCGAACGGCTTCAGGGGTTCTCCCTGCGCAGTGGGCCTGACGAAAGTCCGCGGCGGCAAGGTGGTGGAGGAAGCGGCGTGGCTGATGCGGCCACCGGCCGGACACGACCACTTTGACTACCACAACGTCCGGATCCACGGCATCACCGCAGCGGACGTGGCGGGCCGGTCCCGCTTCGGTGACCTGTTTCCTGAAATCGGGGCCTTCATCGGCGACGACGTGCTGGCAGCCCACAATGCCGCCTTCGACCTGGGCGTCATCCGCTCGGCCCTGGAGGTTTCCGGACTTCCCGGCCCCGCGTACGACTACGTCTGCACCGTGATGCTGTCCCGCCGGTGCTACTCCCTGGTGTCCAACTCCCTGCCGTTTGCTGCGGAGGAGGCCGGAGTGCCGCTGCTCCGGCACCACGACGCCGCGGAGGATGCCCGGGCCTGCGCCGGAATCCTGATCGACATCGCCCGGCGCAACGGGGCCAACAGCCTGGCCGAGCTTTATCTCTCATTGGGATTGGTGATGCCCCGGCAGCACGCCTTTGATCCGGCAGTGGACCAGCTGTCCAAGCAAAGCCTGACCGCCCTGGCCGGCGGGTCCGGGAACGGCGCCGCGCTGGTGCGGCCCTTCCAGTCCGGCTGGCCGGACGAAGGACTCAACCCGGAGCCCAACCCGGATGCGGAGCCGGGCCATCCCCTCTACGGGCAGACCGTGGTGTTCACCGGTCAGCTGTCCATCGGGCGGCCGGAGGCGAAAGTCCGCTCTGCCGAGGCGGGTGCACGGACGGAAAGCCGGGTGACCGGCAGGACCACCGTGCTGGTGGTCGGTGACGGATTCGTGGCCGCTGACCTCCGTTCGGGCCGGCTGACGGGCAAGGCCCGCCGGGTGCTGGAGCTCCACGACCGCGGGCAGGCCATTGAGGTGCTGTCCGAGGGGGAGTTCCTGCAGATGGTGGGGAGCATGGCAGGCGCGGCGACAGCGTAG
- a CDS encoding DedA family protein, translating to MNDLAVSMLGGAGPVQPQLASFLPDWLNPQIFLADPALAPWVVLLVCGIVFAETGLLVGFFLPGDSMLFTAGLLVATDTIKFNIWLLALLIVISAFIGNQTGYFIGSKAGPAIFNKPNSRLFKRENVENAHAFFEKHGGKALILARFVPIIRTFVPVIVGVAQMDKKKFLLYNVIGALLWGGGVTLLGFLLGDKVPWVRDNLDIIFIVIVLVSVLPIGIEVLRGMSAKRQARAYGTDAVDEFIEEHTPEDEHKTPRHPK from the coding sequence ATGAACGACCTTGCTGTGTCCATGCTGGGCGGTGCAGGACCGGTCCAGCCGCAGCTGGCTTCCTTCCTCCCCGACTGGCTGAACCCCCAGATCTTCCTGGCCGATCCTGCCCTGGCCCCATGGGTGGTCCTCCTGGTGTGCGGCATCGTCTTCGCCGAGACCGGCCTGCTGGTGGGCTTCTTCCTCCCCGGCGATTCAATGCTGTTCACCGCCGGCCTGCTGGTTGCCACGGACACCATCAAGTTCAACATCTGGCTGCTTGCCCTGTTGATTGTGATTTCAGCCTTCATCGGAAACCAGACCGGCTACTTCATCGGGTCCAAGGCCGGCCCTGCCATCTTCAACAAGCCGAATTCACGCCTGTTCAAGCGCGAAAACGTGGAGAACGCGCACGCGTTCTTCGAAAAGCACGGCGGCAAGGCGCTGATCCTGGCCCGCTTCGTCCCCATCATCCGGACCTTCGTGCCGGTCATCGTGGGCGTGGCCCAGATGGATAAGAAGAAGTTTCTCCTCTACAACGTCATCGGCGCCCTGCTGTGGGGCGGCGGCGTGACGCTGCTCGGCTTCCTCCTCGGCGACAAGGTGCCGTGGGTGCGTGACAACCTGGACATCATCTTCATCGTCATCGTGCTCGTCTCGGTGCTGCCCATCGGCATCGAGGTCCTGCGCGGCATGTCCGCCAAGCGCCAGGCCCGGGCCTACGGTACCGACGCCGTTGACGAGTTCATTGAAGAACACACTCCGGAGGACGAGCACAAGACTCCCCGCCACCCTAAGTAG
- the rdgB gene encoding RdgB/HAM1 family non-canonical purine NTP pyrophosphatase — protein sequence MSAAATPPLDVAPRLVLATHNKGKLRELRELLRGQVPGLDVDTQVVDAAAAGAPDVVETGVTFAENSLLKARAVAAATGLVAIADDSGLAVDVMGGAPGIFSARWSGRHGDDEANLNLLLGQLSDVPDQHRGAAFVCAAALAVPAAEGEDTREVVEYGQLEGVLLREPRGAGGFGYDPILQPAGEERSCAELSAAEKNAISHRGKAFRALLPAIVAALEAQPS from the coding sequence GTGAGCGCTGCGGCCACGCCGCCCCTCGACGTTGCCCCGCGCCTCGTGCTTGCCACGCACAACAAGGGCAAGCTGCGGGAGCTGCGCGAGCTCCTGCGCGGCCAGGTGCCAGGGCTCGACGTCGATACCCAGGTGGTCGATGCGGCCGCGGCGGGTGCGCCGGACGTCGTCGAAACGGGCGTCACCTTTGCCGAGAACTCGCTGCTGAAGGCCCGCGCCGTGGCTGCCGCCACCGGCCTCGTGGCCATCGCCGACGACTCGGGCCTCGCCGTCGACGTCATGGGAGGTGCGCCGGGCATCTTTTCCGCGCGGTGGTCCGGCAGGCACGGCGACGACGAAGCCAACCTCAACCTCCTCCTGGGCCAGCTCTCCGACGTGCCGGACCAGCACCGCGGTGCCGCGTTCGTCTGTGCGGCAGCCCTGGCCGTCCCGGCGGCGGAGGGTGAGGACACCCGCGAGGTGGTGGAGTACGGGCAGCTTGAGGGCGTCCTGCTCCGCGAGCCGCGCGGCGCCGGCGGTTTCGGCTACGATCCCATCCTGCAGCCGGCCGGCGAGGAGCGCAGTTGTGCCGAACTGTCGGCCGCGGAGAAGAACGCCATCAGCCACCGCGGCAAGGCCTTCCGTGCACTGCTGCCCGCCATCGTGGCGGCCTTGGAAGCGCAGCCGTCCTGA
- the rph gene encoding ribonuclease PH, translating into MTSEATAVPIVRADGRAPDQLRPISITRGWSNQAEGSALIEFGNTRVLCTASLTAGVPRWLKGEGRGWVTAEYAMLPRATNTRSDRESVKGKIGGRTHEISRLIGRSLRSIIDTKALGENTIVLDCDVLQADGGTRTAAITGAYVALADAIRFARDNKLIARNAQPLTDTIAAVSVGIIDGVPMLDLPYVEDVRAETDMNVVVTGSGKFVEVQGTAEGAPFDRDELNQLLDLALLGTTQLAAIQRETLADTL; encoded by the coding sequence ATGACTTCTGAAGCAACTGCAGTGCCCATTGTGCGCGCCGACGGCCGCGCCCCCGACCAGCTCCGGCCCATCAGCATCACCCGCGGATGGTCCAACCAGGCTGAAGGTTCGGCGCTGATCGAATTCGGCAACACCAGGGTCCTGTGCACCGCTTCCCTCACTGCAGGGGTCCCGCGCTGGCTCAAGGGGGAGGGCCGGGGCTGGGTAACCGCCGAATACGCCATGCTTCCGCGCGCCACCAACACCCGCTCCGACCGTGAGTCCGTCAAGGGCAAGATCGGCGGCCGCACCCATGAGATCTCCCGGCTGATCGGCCGGTCCCTGCGCTCGATCATCGACACCAAGGCCCTGGGCGAGAACACCATCGTGCTGGACTGCGACGTCCTGCAGGCCGACGGCGGCACCCGGACGGCAGCGATCACCGGCGCCTACGTGGCCCTCGCCGATGCCATCCGCTTCGCCCGCGACAACAAGCTGATCGCGCGGAACGCCCAGCCGCTGACCGACACCATCGCTGCCGTGTCCGTGGGCATCATCGACGGCGTTCCCATGCTGGACCTGCCCTACGTCGAGGATGTCCGGGCCGAGACGGACATGAACGTGGTGGTCACCGGTTCCGGCAAATTCGTGGAGGTCCAGGGCACCGCCGAAGGCGCACCCTTCGACCGTGACGAGCTGAACCAGCTCCTGGACCTGGCGCTGCTGGGCACCACCCAGCTCGCGGCCATCCAGCGCGAGACGCTGGCGGACACCCTGTGA
- a CDS encoding MBL fold metallo-hydrolase codes for MKLTIVGCTGSFPGPGSPASCYLLTATDGERTWKVVMDLGSGALGAIQRYTDLEDIDAIFLTHLHPDHCMDLCGLHVAVRWKPGGWDRGRIPVWGPAATADRMATAYGLDLDPGMHEEFDFTNWSERRPVTVGPFTVTPYAVNHPVEEAYALRVDVVEPDKDGNPVARTLTYSGDTDSCPGLEEAAKNADLFLCEAAFEEGRDDGIKDVHLTGKRAGEAAAAANARRLLLTHIPVWTSQTTVMAEARPVFPGDVAVAVAGVHYTI; via the coding sequence GTGAAGCTCACCATCGTCGGCTGCACCGGCTCGTTCCCCGGACCGGGATCCCCGGCATCCTGCTACCTCCTGACGGCTACTGACGGGGAGCGCACCTGGAAAGTGGTCATGGACCTCGGCAGCGGTGCCCTGGGAGCCATCCAGCGCTACACGGACCTTGAAGACATCGACGCGATTTTCCTCACCCACCTGCACCCGGACCACTGCATGGACCTGTGCGGACTGCACGTCGCCGTCCGCTGGAAGCCCGGCGGCTGGGACCGCGGGCGTATTCCCGTCTGGGGGCCGGCTGCCACCGCTGACAGGATGGCCACCGCGTACGGCCTGGACCTGGACCCCGGGATGCACGAGGAATTCGACTTTACCAACTGGAGCGAACGCCGGCCCGTTACGGTGGGGCCCTTTACGGTGACGCCTTACGCCGTGAACCATCCTGTGGAGGAGGCGTACGCACTCCGGGTGGACGTGGTGGAACCGGACAAGGACGGCAATCCGGTGGCCCGCACGCTCACCTACTCCGGGGACACGGACTCCTGCCCCGGCCTGGAGGAGGCAGCGAAGAATGCCGACCTGTTCCTGTGCGAGGCGGCCTTCGAGGAAGGCCGCGACGACGGAATCAAGGACGTCCACCTCACCGGCAAGCGCGCCGGTGAAGCAGCAGCCGCTGCGAACGCCCGCAGGCTCCTGCTGACCCACATCCCCGTCTGGACCTCGCAGACCACCGTCATGGCTGAAGCGCGCCCGGTGTTCCCGGGCGATGTTGCCGTGGCCGTGGCCGGGGTGCACTACACCATTTAG
- the murI gene encoding glutamate racemase, producing the protein MTTASSKEPSAVAAQASAASDLPAAALETRPIGVFDSGVGGLTVARSIIDQLPNESILYVGDTAHGPYGPLPIAEVRANALGVMDELVDSGVKLLTIACNSASAAVLRDARERYTAKYGIPVIEVIQPAVRRAVAATRSGRVGVIGTSATVGSRAYEDTFAAAPDLHITSVACPEFVSYVEAGITTGPELLAVAEEYLAPLKASGVDTVVLGCTHYPLLTGVISYVMGADVTLVSSAEETAKDVYRALATNNLQRTAATPPEHHFVATGDAAQFETLARRFLGPEVLSVRHVDHVAAQYPTGSLARITPEMIAAAQSARSRPRISNFVDRSPGSSLADAGRTGGTGL; encoded by the coding sequence ATGACAACAGCCTCGAGCAAGGAGCCGTCAGCGGTCGCTGCACAGGCGTCCGCAGCCAGCGACCTTCCCGCCGCGGCGCTGGAAACCCGGCCCATCGGCGTTTTCGATTCCGGCGTAGGCGGCCTCACGGTGGCCCGCTCCATCATCGACCAGCTGCCCAACGAGTCCATCCTCTACGTGGGGGATACGGCGCACGGGCCCTACGGGCCGCTGCCCATCGCCGAAGTCCGCGCCAATGCCCTCGGCGTCATGGACGAACTGGTGGACTCCGGCGTCAAGCTGCTCACCATAGCCTGCAACTCGGCGTCGGCCGCGGTGCTCCGGGACGCCCGAGAGCGGTACACGGCCAAGTACGGCATCCCTGTCATTGAAGTCATCCAGCCGGCGGTCCGCCGTGCCGTGGCGGCCACCCGCTCCGGGCGGGTGGGCGTCATCGGCACTTCCGCCACTGTTGGCTCCCGGGCCTACGAGGACACCTTCGCCGCCGCCCCGGACCTGCACATCACCTCCGTTGCCTGCCCTGAGTTCGTCAGCTATGTCGAAGCCGGCATCACCACCGGACCTGAGCTGCTGGCCGTTGCCGAGGAATACCTCGCACCCCTGAAGGCCTCGGGCGTGGACACCGTGGTGCTGGGCTGCACGCACTACCCGCTGCTGACCGGCGTCATCTCCTATGTCATGGGCGCGGACGTCACCCTGGTTTCCAGCGCTGAGGAAACCGCCAAGGACGTCTACCGGGCCCTGGCAACCAACAACCTGCAGCGCACCGCGGCCACGCCGCCGGAACACCACTTCGTGGCCACCGGCGACGCCGCGCAGTTCGAAACCCTGGCCAGGCGGTTCCTCGGACCCGAGGTGCTCTCCGTCCGCCACGTGGACCACGTTGCTGCGCAGTACCCCACGGGAAGCCTTGCCCGCATCACGCCGGAGATGATCGCCGCCGCCCAAAGCGCGCGGTCCCGGCCGCGGATCTCCAACTTCGTGGACCGCAGCCCTGGCAGCAGCCTTGCCGACGCCGGCCGCACCGGGGGGACCGGCCTGTGA
- a CDS encoding DUF2017 domain-containing protein yields the protein MAKAFKYGLKGITGFLEPTERELLRSLIADVISMLQPEEREGQDPLAALIGLDMDVAEPTDRAVRRLLPNVVKDDGAASLEFRQLTERSLRETKIGALRAAALDLDKDEIVLTTEGAKHWSTALNDVRLVLAERLDIRDEQDAEHVHLMQDWSQAEDVESYLALVYNFTTWLQESLVQAMLQSMESRR from the coding sequence GTGGCTAAGGCATTCAAGTACGGACTCAAGGGCATCACCGGATTCCTGGAACCAACCGAGCGCGAACTCCTCCGCAGCCTGATCGCCGATGTCATTTCCATGCTGCAGCCGGAGGAACGCGAAGGCCAGGACCCGCTGGCGGCACTCATCGGACTGGACATGGACGTCGCTGAGCCCACCGACCGTGCGGTCAGGCGGTTGCTGCCGAATGTGGTCAAGGACGACGGCGCCGCCTCGCTGGAGTTCCGCCAGCTCACCGAGCGCTCGCTGCGGGAAACAAAGATCGGAGCGTTGCGGGCCGCCGCGCTTGACCTCGACAAGGACGAGATCGTGCTGACCACCGAGGGTGCCAAGCACTGGTCCACCGCGCTGAACGACGTCCGCCTGGTGCTGGCCGAGCGCCTGGACATCCGCGACGAACAGGACGCAGAGCACGTCCACCTGATGCAGGACTGGTCCCAGGCCGAAGACGTGGAAAGCTACCTGGCGCTGGTCTACAACTTCACCACCTGGCTGCAGGAATCCCTGGTGCAGGCCATGCTGCAGTCCATGGAAAGCCGCCGTTGA
- the clpS gene encoding ATP-dependent Clp protease adapter ClpS encodes MTISVAPGPDTQEGTRTGTAESTDTLAAPDIPWNLVIWNDPVNLMSYVSYVFQSYFGYSEAKANKLMMEVHKKGRSIVTHGSKEQVERHAVAMHGFGLWATVEKASGASGNPGKGKGKRG; translated from the coding sequence ATGACCATAAGCGTTGCGCCCGGCCCTGACACGCAGGAGGGCACCCGGACCGGAACAGCGGAGTCCACAGACACCCTGGCCGCCCCGGACATCCCCTGGAACCTGGTGATCTGGAATGATCCCGTCAACCTCATGAGCTATGTCAGCTACGTCTTCCAAAGCTACTTCGGGTACTCGGAGGCCAAGGCGAACAAGCTCATGATGGAGGTCCACAAGAAGGGCCGGTCCATCGTGACGCACGGCAGCAAGGAACAGGTGGAGCGCCACGCGGTGGCCATGCACGGCTTCGGACTGTGGGCCACCGTGGAAAAGGCAAGCGGTGCGTCCGGCAACCCGGGCAAGGGCAAGGGGAAACGTGGCTAA
- a CDS encoding nicotinate phosphoribosyltransferase: MSTSAGWDHPRTSFYTDHYELTMLQASLHSGAAHRKSVFEAFARRLPDGRRYGIVAGTGRLLEGIANFRFGEAELDFLARTNVVDDTTLEYLASYRFSGDIWGYAEGEAYFPSSPILIVEGTFAEACMLETYVLSVLNHDSAIASAASRMVSAAGGRPCVEMGSRRTHEEAAASAARAAVIAGFGSTSNLEAGIRYGIRTVGTAAHSFTLLHDTEREAFEAQIASLGEGTSLLVDTYDVEQAVRTAVDIAGPRLGAVRLDSGDLVAQAQWVRRLLDDLGNEDTKIMVTSDLDEYAIAALQSAPVDAYGVGTSLVTGSGAPTASMVYKLVSRTGDDGEFVSVAKAAKNKASVGGRKYALRKLDSRGAATAEVVGVGHRPEDDGNDRPLLQQFMKNGELLPGWTGHEGVVRAARRHADSMAELPPVVNRLQRGEAAIPTIYEDN, encoded by the coding sequence GTGAGTACCTCTGCCGGCTGGGACCATCCCCGCACGTCCTTCTATACAGACCACTACGAGCTGACCATGCTGCAGGCTTCGCTCCATTCCGGCGCGGCCCACCGCAAATCGGTGTTCGAGGCTTTTGCCCGGCGGCTCCCGGACGGCCGCCGGTACGGCATCGTGGCAGGCACCGGCCGGCTGCTGGAGGGCATTGCCAATTTCCGCTTCGGTGAGGCCGAGCTGGATTTCCTGGCCCGCACCAACGTGGTGGATGACACCACGCTGGAGTACCTGGCGTCCTACCGGTTCTCCGGCGACATCTGGGGCTACGCGGAGGGTGAGGCCTACTTCCCCAGCTCCCCCATCCTGATCGTCGAGGGCACGTTCGCCGAAGCCTGCATGCTTGAGACGTACGTCCTGTCCGTACTCAACCATGACAGCGCCATCGCTTCCGCTGCGTCGCGCATGGTCAGTGCCGCCGGCGGACGCCCCTGTGTCGAGATGGGGTCGCGGCGCACGCACGAGGAAGCGGCTGCTTCGGCGGCCCGTGCGGCCGTGATCGCCGGCTTCGGCAGCACCTCCAACCTCGAGGCGGGCATCCGGTACGGCATCCGGACGGTGGGCACCGCCGCGCACTCCTTCACGCTGCTGCATGACACCGAACGCGAAGCCTTCGAGGCGCAGATCGCTTCCCTGGGCGAGGGCACCTCCCTCCTGGTGGACACGTACGACGTCGAACAGGCCGTCCGCACGGCCGTGGACATTGCGGGTCCCCGGCTGGGTGCGGTCCGGCTGGATTCGGGCGACCTCGTGGCCCAGGCCCAGTGGGTCCGCCGGCTCCTGGACGACCTCGGCAACGAGGACACCAAAATCATGGTCACGTCCGATCTCGATGAGTACGCCATCGCCGCCCTGCAGTCCGCTCCGGTGGACGCCTACGGGGTGGGCACGTCCCTGGTCACCGGTTCCGGCGCTCCCACCGCCAGCATGGTCTACAAGCTGGTCAGCCGCACCGGAGACGACGGCGAGTTCGTCTCCGTGGCCAAGGCCGCCAAGAACAAGGCCAGCGTGGGCGGGCGCAAATATGCACTGCGCAAGCTCGACAGCCGCGGAGCCGCAACGGCCGAGGTGGTCGGCGTGGGCCACCGGCCAGAAGACGACGGAAACGACCGCCCCCTGCTGCAGCAGTTCATGAAGAACGGCGAGCTCCTGCCCGGCTGGACCGGGCACGAAGGAGTGGTGCGGGCGGCCCGGCGGCACGCCGATTCCATGGCCGAACTGCCGCCGGTGGTCAACCGGCTGCAGCGCGGCGAGGCAGCAATCCCCACCATCTACGAAGACAACTGA
- a CDS encoding isochorismatase family protein: MSRALIIVDVQNDFCEGGSLAVDGGAAVAGAISEYVDAHHNEFDHIVATQDWHIDPGSHFSENPDFKDSWPAHCVAGTRGAELHPDLDTEYIEAYFRKGQYAAAYSGFEGLLAPEDAVPTGERQAGSNADALEEDGDAVGLDDWLQSHDVEDVVVVGIATDYCVRATSLDAVQAGYSVTVVRSLTAGIAEDLEETVAEMELGGVDIA, from the coding sequence ATGTCACGCGCACTGATTATTGTCGACGTCCAGAACGACTTCTGCGAGGGCGGGTCGCTTGCCGTTGACGGCGGCGCTGCCGTGGCCGGCGCCATCAGCGAATACGTCGACGCCCACCACAACGAATTCGACCATATTGTCGCCACCCAGGACTGGCACATCGATCCGGGCAGCCACTTTTCCGAAAACCCTGATTTCAAGGACAGCTGGCCGGCGCACTGCGTGGCCGGAACCCGCGGCGCGGAGCTCCATCCGGACCTGGACACCGAATACATCGAGGCGTATTTCCGGAAGGGCCAGTACGCTGCCGCGTACTCGGGCTTCGAAGGGCTGCTGGCACCCGAGGACGCCGTCCCCACCGGGGAGCGGCAGGCCGGGTCAAATGCGGACGCCCTTGAGGAGGACGGAGACGCCGTCGGCCTTGACGACTGGCTGCAGAGCCATGACGTTGAAGACGTTGTGGTGGTGGGGATCGCCACCGACTACTGCGTGCGGGCCACGTCACTCGACGCCGTCCAGGCGGGGTATTCAGTCACCGTGGTCCGCTCCCTGACGGCAGGCATTGCCGAGGACCTGGAAGAGACCGTCGCGGAGATGGAACTCGGCGGCGTGGACATCGCCTGA